Within Legionella birminghamensis, the genomic segment AATCCTGCGTCGGCCAAATCCTTTAAAATCTGCTCACGTGCCACGAAACGATCCATGCCCTGGTATTTCATTGCGGCGTTTTTATTGATGGTGGCTTTTTTAGTCAGGATATTAATCGAAGGCAGATTATGCCGTTTGCCGATTTCATGATCATTAAAATCGTGCGCAGGGGTAATCTTGACGCAACCGCTTCCAAACTCTTTATCAACGTATTCATCTGCGATGACCGGAATTTCGCGGTCGCATAAGGGAAGCGTAATCATTTTTCCAATGAAGTGCTTATAACGATCATCTTCAGGATGCACCGCTACTGCCACGTCGCCAAGCATGGTCTCAGGGCGGGTTGTTGCAATCACCAGGCTTTCATCAGAGTTGGCCAGCGGATAGCGGATATGCCACATTTGCCCATCTTCTTCCTCAGAAAGCACTTCCAGGTCGGAAACGGCCGTACCCAGTTTAGGATCCCAGTTAACCAGACGTGTTCCGCGATAAATAAGCCCTTCATCATAGAGTTGAACAAAGACTTTCTGAACCGCTGCGGACAATCCTTCATCCATCGTAAACCGCTCGCGGGACCAGTCAACAGAGGAGCCAATGCGCCGCATTTGCCGGGTAATATTGTTTCCTGACTCTTCTTTCCATGCCCATACATGTTCTAAAAACTCATCGCGAGCCATGTCTTTTCTGGACAAGCCCTTTTTTTCAAGCTGGCGCTCTACCACTAACTGGGTGGAGATTCCGGCATGATCCGTACCAGGTTGCCAGAGAGTGCGATCGCCAAGCATGCGATGGTAGCGTGTCAAGGCATCCATCAGCGTATGCTGAAAGCCATGGCCCATATGCAGACTGCCAGTCACATTGGGGGGGGGCAGCATGATGCAGTAAGGTTTTCCTTCACCCTGGGGTTTGAAAAAATTATGATACTCCCAATTGTCATAACATGCTTGTTCAATTGCTTTAGGTGAATACGTCTTATCCATTGTCTAGCCTGTAATGCTGAAACCTGCGATTTTAACACAAGATTTTTTAATCTCGCAGCGTATATTATAAGTGATGAAGAACCCTGATGCTGCCGGCGTCCTCATCAGGGTTTTCCTTTTTCGCGGTGGTCTTCTGCAATATAAGAGTACATCGTGGGAACCACAAACAGGGTGAAGCAGGTTCCAACCAGTAATCCGGCTGCAATCACCAGACCAATATCAAAACGGCTTACTGCCCCAGCACCTGTTGCCATTAATAAAGGGATAACCCCGAACACCATGGCGGCAGTAGTCATTAAAATAGGCCTTAACCGTATTCCCGCAGCTTCTTCCACCGCCGCACGGCGATCAAGCCCTTTTTCCTTTTGCAGCTGGTTGGCAAAGTCAACAATCAGAATGCCATGTTTGCTGATCAGTCCAATTAAGGTAATTAAACCCACCTGCGTATAAATATTTATACTGGCAGCCCCCAGGCTTAAAGGAATAAGCGCCCCGCAGATTGACATAGGCACACTGATTAATACGATCAGTGGATCGCGGAAGCTTTCATACTGGGCTGAGAGCACCAGAAAGATAACGATAATCGCCATAAAAAAAGCAAAAATTAAGGCATTGCCTTCCTGAACAAATTGCCGTGATTGCCCGCCGAAATCATAGGTATAGCCTTTTGGCAGACTGCTTTTTGCTTCTGTTTCCAGAAAGTTTAAGGCTTGACCCAAAGTAGTTCCAGGCATCATTACGCCCTGAATGGTAGCAGAGTTTAATTGCTGGAAATGAGAAACTGCGTTAGGTTGGGTCTTCGCCTTTGGCGTTACGACAGTGGATAAAGGCACCATGGTTCCACTGGCAGTTTTCACATAAATCCATCCTAGTTGCTCGGTTGTTAAACGATAACGTCGATCGAGCTGGGGTATTACCTCATAACTGCGGCCTTGCAGATTAAAATAGTTAACATAATTACCCGAAAGGGCACTGGTCAGGCTGCTTCCTACTGCCTGCATATCAAGCCCTAAATCAGATGCTTTCGAGCGGTTAATTTCAAATTCAATTTCAGGCTGGTTAAATTTGAGGCTGTTATCAAGATAAATAAATAGCCCGCTGGCCTGGGCTTTGGCAATCAATTGGTTGGAAACCTCAAACAAGGTTTGAAAGTCATTGGTTGTTTTAATAACAAACTGAACAGGAGTTCCTGACCCGCCGCCAGGTAAAGGCGGTGGAATTACGGCAAAGGCTTTCAATCCAGCTATTTCATCCAGTTTACTTTGGAGCGGCTCTTTCATCTCAAATTCAGTGCGTTTCCGCTCATCCCATGGTTTCAAAACCATACCGGAAATGGATTGGGTGGATACAGAATTCAGATTAAAAAAATGAGCGGTTTCAGGAAATGTCTTATAAATCTCATCGAATGCCCGGGTAAACGTTTCTATGTAATTAATAGTGGCGTATTGCGGTGCAGTCGGGATAACAATGAAAAAACCCTGATCCTCTTCTGGTGCTGTTTCTGCCGGAATGCTGTTATATAAATAGGGAAGCATCAATAAGACCACCGCTGCAAATACAAGCATAATAGCGCGAGTATCCAGTAAACTGTGCAGCATGCGCTGATAGCGGATTTTCAGATTATGAAAGCGTTTATCTAGAAACTGGACGAATCGTCCGCTGCTCATCTCGGCGGTCAGCAATTTCGAGCACATCATTGGGGTCAAGGTCAGCGCTATGATACCGGAAATAATGACCGCACAGGCCAGGGTAAAGGCGAACTCTTTAAAGAGGGCGCCCGTCAACCCTCCCATAAACCCGATGGGGGCATAGACAGCAGCGAGGGTTATGGTCATCGCTATCACCGGCACCGCTATTTCGCGGGCACCTGTTAAAGCCGCCTGAAACGGGCTATTGCCTTCTTCAATATGCCGGTGCACATTTTCCACAACGACAATGGCATCATCGACAACCAGACCAATCGCTAATACGAAGGCCAATAGCGTTAATAGATTAACGGAGTAGCCGAGGAACAGCATCAGCGTACAAACCCCTACCAGCGATAAGGGGATAGTAACCACCGGGATGATGACCGATCTTAAAGAGCCGAGGAATAAAAAAATCACGACGATGACAATGAGAGCCGCTTCAGCAATCGTTAGAATCACCTCTTTAATCGAAGCGCGGATAAAATCCGTGGCATCGTAAACAATTGTTCCCGTCAATGATGGGGGGAAGTCGCGCACGATCCCCGGGAACAGCTTGCGGGCATCCTTAATGACAGTCAGTGGATTGGCTGTCGGTGTCGGGGTAATCGCGAGAAAAACTGCTTTTTTACCGTTAAAGGTTACTGTGGTGTTGTAATCCTGGGATCCTAAAATAACCTCTCCGATATCTCTCAGGCGAATGATGGAGTTCTTGTCGCTGCGAATGATTAAGCGGCCGAATTCCTCAGCATTATTCAAATCGGTTTTTGCGGTCATATTGACGGCAACGTATTCGCCTTTAGTACTGCCGGCTGCGGTTAGAAAGTTATTTTTGGCAAGCACGCTGGAAATTTCAGCAGGGGAGACATTCAAGGCAGCCATTTTGATCGGATCCAGGAAAATCCGCATGGAATAAGTCGCCCCTCCCAGAATCTGGGCCTGTGCCACGCCGTCAACTGTCTGTAGTTGAGGCTGGACTACCCGTACCGCGTAATCAGTAATCTGCTGCGGCGTCATGGAATCACTGTCAAGACTGATATACATCAAGGGGGTGGAGGTATCAGAGCTTTTAATAATAACTGGTTGCTGCGCTTCAGGCGGCAACTGGTTGAGTGTTTGTTGTACCTTACTCATTACATCGGTAAAAGCAACCTGCGGATTGAAGTTCAGCTTGATGTTAAGGGTTATTGTGCTTAATCCCTGGGTGCTGGAAGAGGTCATATAATCAATGCCCTCGGCGCTGGCAACTGCCGCTTCAAGCGGGGTGGTAATGAATCCGGCAATAAGGTTGGCATCCGCGCCCGGATAGGCAGTGGTTACCGTAATGATGGTATTGTCCATTCTTGGATACTGCCGAATCTGCATGGTGCTGATGGAGTTCAATCCGAATAGAAAAATCAATAAACTCACTACAGTAGCCAGTACTGGCCGCTTGATAAATACATCAGTAAAATTCATAACAAAATCCTGTAATGTGCTAAGGCACTCATATTCTTACCGTCTCCGGTCTTTGCGAACGAAGTGAAGCAACTCAGTCCCGGTGCCTTATTCTGGCTCCACTCTGCGCAAAGACGATAATCACTGTCACTGCCCCAGACTGTCGGGATTGCTAACGGTGTTCATCGGAATGCTGTTGTTAACAATGACTCTTGTTCCGTTTTGTAATTTCAATTCTCCGGAACTGACTACCTCCTGTCCGGCTTTAACACCCTTGGTGATTACCGTTAGATTACCTTCCTGTTCGCCGGTGTTAACGAAGACGCGCTTTACAAATAATAAATCCTTGCCGTCCTGATCTTTTTTACCGTCTTTGTCTTTCTCGATAATGAAGACAGAATTACCATATAAACTGTAGGAAATAGCTGTAGAAGGCAGCACAATAACATTGGGAACAGGCGGCTGTTCGACAGATATTGCGCTAAACATCCCGGGAATAAATGCAAATTGACTCACATGGTTTTGTGCATTCAATTCACTATTGCAGTAAATCATAAGCCTGCTGCTGTTTTCCTGCTTGCCAGTCTTAATCAGTGTTGACTGTTCAGGGGCTTTCAAGGCATCCAGAGGACAATTAGGCAGGGTTGCCTGAACTAGAATATTGTGGGTATTGGTATCAACTTTTGAGTTGAGGGCGGTAATTTTTCCTTCAAAAATCATATTGGGATAAGATTCAATTGAGAACTGAATTTGCTGATTCAGATGTAACTTTTTAAGGAACTGTTCAGGTAAATAGAACTCGAGATAAAGCGGATCCAGTGATTGAAGGCTGACGATTGCTGTTTGTCCAGGCGTTATATATTGCCCCAGATTAACCTGCCGGATTCCGAGTTGGCCAGAGAAGGGCGCTTTGATGTGCTTTTGTTGAATCTCTGCCTCTGTTTTTTCCACATTGGCCTGGGCTTGCTCAAGACTGGCCTTTGCTTCGTCAACATTGGAAATAGGGGTGGCTCCGCGTTTGAAGAGATCAGCCTGTCTTTTATAGCTGATATCCCGCAATGCAAGCTGTGCCTGGTTAAATTTTAATGTTGCTTCATCAACGCTGTCATCGATGTCTATCAGTGGTTGATCCTTTTCAACATATTGCCCCGATTCAAAATGAATTTTTACTACATTCCCGGCAGCCTGTGAGTTCACATCAACGCCATTTATCGCTACAAAATTACCGACCGCAGGCAAATGGGGTTCCCAATTTTTCTGGGCTGCAGTGACACTGGAGATTGTCACTGCGGGTGGTTCGTAACTGGCAAAGAAACGCTTCATCATAAAGCTTTTGAATAAATTAAAAGCAATTAATCCACCGAAAACCACCACTAAAGCGGAAATCATAATTGCCATGCGTTTTTTCATGCTGCTTCCTATGAGAACTAAGTGTTTCAAGACTATTGAATGGCTGAGTAATATATCATAAATGAGCGCTACTTCCAGCGCGTAAATTTATATTAAATTCAATAGCTATCTGCCTGAACTTATGGGCACAAAAAAAACCTGTTGACTAAATACAACACTTTGTTAACATTCAGTTTCCATTTATCACTTGGAATTGTTATGAAATTAAAAGCCTTGTTGTTTGTTTGCTGTTTCGGTTTGTTAGGTTCTTCTTATGCAGAAAACCGTCATGTTTATCCAAAAGCTGACGCTGCGCAAGCTCAAGCTAGCACTCAAAAAGGTGCAATGCTTCCCGGTTATTGTGAAGTTGAAATTATCAACAGCAGTTTTGATAATGTAACTGTTTACGGTACTTTTGATGATGGTACTCCCCTGACTCCATTTGATGTCTATACTTTCGAAAGCCCTCACTATATTGACCTTTTCTACTACGGCTACTGTCACAAAACAATTTATCTGGATGTTGTAACATTTAGCGGTTACCACATTTACTCTGGATACACTCGTGTTAACAGCACTGTCCGCATTGTTCCTTATTTGAATAAACAACCCAAGTTTGAATTGAAATCCAAATAAGTTATACCCAATGGCACGAGATTCTCGTGCCTTTTTTTTACGAATTAATGGTTAGGAGTTAATATGAAACGTTTTTTAGGAATATTAGCGCTGCTGCCAGCAATTGGAAATTCTACTGCGGTTCAAGTTGAGAACCACTCGCACTACAAGCCTTCCGCTTACGTGCAGATTATTGCCAAACATTATGTTGCTGCCATCAATACCCATGGACATACAGTTACACCCGTTCGCAAAAGACCCCTGGAACGTACTCATCGTGGACACCGCCCCAGCCATATCGCCCGTGAGCCGGCACCCGATACCCGCCATCACAGAAAATATGCGAATAACACGCATGGGCATCATGACGCTGCTGAGAGTAAAACGCACGCGCATAGCTAAGAATTACAATGTAGGCTGGGCTGTAAAGCCCAGCGTAAGGGTAAATGCTGAGCTTACAGCCCAGCCTGCAGGTGCTTTTACTAAAATCCCAGGATATGATACGCTTGCCTGCTTAAATTCTTAATGGAGGAGTCTCGCGTGAAAATGTTGTCTTTTACTAAGAGCCTGCTAGTTGCTGTAGCAGCATTTGCCTTGATTGCCTGTTCTGCTACTCCCACCCGTGAAAGCACAGGTCAATACCTGGATAGTTCATCAATCACTGCCAGGGCAAAGGCCAAGCTCGTTGACGAGTTGGGTGCGGAAGGTCTCTCCATTCAGGTTAAAACATTTAAAGACGAAGTTCAGTTAAGCGGATTCGTTAATAACCCAATCATAAAGAATCGCGCTGCGGTTATCGTAAGAAGCATTCCTGATGTAAGACGCGTTCGCAATGATTTGATCGTAAAATAGTATGCACTAATCGTGTCATCCCCGTCCCGGCGGGGATTCATAGCAAAATGATACATTATTTTTGCTGTTGAACATTCATTAAACTACAATTATTCAATCGTAAGTCATGTAAGGAAAGTCATGTTTGATAGCCAGTACACAATAGCCGGATTTGATGACCAACTTTGGCAAGCCATTGAGGCTGAAAATAAACGTCAGGAAGAGCATATTGAATTAATCGCATCTGAGAATTATGCCAGTCCGCGCGTGCTGGCAGCCCAAGGCAGTGTATTAACCAACAAATATGCCGAAGGTTATCCAGGCAAGCGGTATTATGGCGGTTGTGAATATGTGGACATTGCAGAAAATCTGGCTATTGAGCGGGCAAAACAATTATTTGCAGCAGATTACGTCAATGTTCAGCCCCACTCTGGTTCTCAGGCAAATGCTGCTGCAATGATGGCATTACTATCACCCGGTGATGCAGTCCTCGGCATGGCTTTACCACATGGCGGTCATTTGACGCATGGTTCAAAAGTTAATTTTTCCGGAAAAATTTACGAATCCCATGAATATGGCGTTGATCCAGATAGCGGCCTGATTAATTACGATGAGCTGGAAGAAAAGGCAAGACAACATCGCCCCAAAATGATTATTGCCGGATTTTCTGCTTATTCCCAGGAGCTTGACTGGGCCAGATTCCGTCAAATCGCAGACTCGGTAGGCGCCTATCTAATGGCGGATGTTGCCCATGTTGCCGGCTTGATTGTGACTGGCCTCTATCCTTCTCCAGTGCCATATGCTGACGTCGTGACCACAACAACACACAAGACTCTGCGTGGGCCCCGCGGCGGTATGATTCTGGCGCGCGCCAACGAAGCCATTGAAAAAAAACTGAATTCAGCTGTATTCCCCGGTAATCAGGGCGGTCCATTAATGCATGTCATCGCAGCCAAAGCGGTCGCTTTCGCCGAAGCGCTACAGCCTGAGTTCAAGGCATATCAGCAACAAGTGCTGATCAATGCCAAAACGATGGCCGAAACATTAATTAACAGGGGTTATCCCATTGTTTCTGGCAGCACCAGGAATCATTTGCTGCTTGTTAACCTGATTGGCAGAGATTATACCGGTAAAGATGCCGATGCCGCATTAGGCAGGGCTAATATTACGGTAAACAAGAATACTGTGCCTAATGACCCGCGTTCGCCCTTTATTACCAGTGGGCTGCGTTTGGGTACACCGGCGGTCACAACACGTGGATTTAAGGAAAAAGAGATAGAATTGCTCACTGGCTGGATTTGCGATGTACTTGATCACATGGGCGATGAAGAAGTTGTAGACCGGATTAAGACGCAGGTTCTGCAATTATGCCGTGAATTTCCGGTATATCGTTAATCATGTATTGTCCCTTTTGTCACGCAGAAGAAACGAAAGTAATTGACTCCCGCCTGGTTGCTGATGGAGCCGAAGTGCGCAGGCGGCGTCAATGCGTTGTGTGCAATGAGCGGTTCACCACGTTTGAAACCGCTGAATTAATTATGCCGCATATTATCAAGCGTGATGGGGCGAGGGAGCCTTTTAATGAAAATAATCTGCGTCTTGGAATGGAAAAAGCGCTGGAGAAAAGACCGGTAAGCAAGGATTTGCTGGAGGAAGCGATAGTTGCCATTATGCAGGACATTCGACGTAGTGGCGAGCGGGAAATACATTCTCGTCAGGTAGGTGAGCTGGTTATGGAGCAACTGTTAAAGTTGGATCATGTAGCTTATGTAAGGTTTGCGTCTGTATATAAACGATTTAAGGATGTGAGTGATTTCAGACAAACTATTGATCAAATGAAAAACGACAAAACGTCCTGAGGTAATAGTGGAAAAAGAAGCAATAAGAGGAAAAAGACGAGCGCGCCGATTAGCACTGCAAGCGCTTTATCAATGGTTAATGTCCGGTCATGATTTACATGAAATAGAGGCACAGTTTCGAGTAGCCAACAATATGGAAAAAGTCGATGCCGACTATTTTTGCCGTTTGCTCTATGGCGTGCCAAAACATTTGCAGGAACTGGAAAGCGGCTTTGAGACATATCTTCAGGATCGTTCCCTCCAGGAGTTAAATCCAATTGAGCATACTGTGTTAAGGATTGGTGCCTATGAGTTGACTCACTGTCCGGAAATTCC encodes:
- a CDS encoding efflux RND transporter permease subunit, whose amino-acid sequence is MNFTDVFIKRPVLATVVSLLIFLFGLNSISTMQIRQYPRMDNTIITVTTAYPGADANLIAGFITTPLEAAVASAEGIDYMTSSSTQGLSTITLNIKLNFNPQVAFTDVMSKVQQTLNQLPPEAQQPVIIKSSDTSTPLMYISLDSDSMTPQQITDYAVRVVQPQLQTVDGVAQAQILGGATYSMRIFLDPIKMAALNVSPAEISSVLAKNNFLTAAGSTKGEYVAVNMTAKTDLNNAEEFGRLIIRSDKNSIIRLRDIGEVILGSQDYNTTVTFNGKKAVFLAITPTPTANPLTVIKDARKLFPGIVRDFPPSLTGTIVYDATDFIRASIKEVILTIAEAALIVIVVIFLFLGSLRSVIIPVVTIPLSLVGVCTLMLFLGYSVNLLTLLAFVLAIGLVVDDAIVVVENVHRHIEEGNSPFQAALTGAREIAVPVIAMTITLAAVYAPIGFMGGLTGALFKEFAFTLACAVIISGIIALTLTPMMCSKLLTAEMSSGRFVQFLDKRFHNLKIRYQRMLHSLLDTRAIMLVFAAVVLLMLPYLYNSIPAETAPEEDQGFFIVIPTAPQYATINYIETFTRAFDEIYKTFPETAHFFNLNSVSTQSISGMVLKPWDERKRTEFEMKEPLQSKLDEIAGLKAFAVIPPPLPGGGSGTPVQFVIKTTNDFQTLFEVSNQLIAKAQASGLFIYLDNSLKFNQPEIEFEINRSKASDLGLDMQAVGSSLTSALSGNYVNYFNLQGRSYEVIPQLDRRYRLTTEQLGWIYVKTASGTMVPLSTVVTPKAKTQPNAVSHFQQLNSATIQGVMMPGTTLGQALNFLETEAKSSLPKGYTYDFGGQSRQFVQEGNALIFAFFMAIIVIFLVLSAQYESFRDPLIVLISVPMSICGALIPLSLGAASINIYTQVGLITLIGLISKHGILIVDFANQLQKEKGLDRRAAVEEAAGIRLRPILMTTAAMVFGVIPLLMATGAGAVSRFDIGLVIAAGLLVGTCFTLFVVPTMYSYIAEDHREKGKP
- a CDS encoding efflux RND transporter periplasmic adaptor subunit codes for the protein MKKRMAIMISALVVVFGGLIAFNLFKSFMMKRFFASYEPPAVTISSVTAAQKNWEPHLPAVGNFVAINGVDVNSQAAGNVVKIHFESGQYVEKDQPLIDIDDSVDEATLKFNQAQLALRDISYKRQADLFKRGATPISNVDEAKASLEQAQANVEKTEAEIQQKHIKAPFSGQLGIRQVNLGQYITPGQTAIVSLQSLDPLYLEFYLPEQFLKKLHLNQQIQFSIESYPNMIFEGKITALNSKVDTNTHNILVQATLPNCPLDALKAPEQSTLIKTGKQENSSRLMIYCNSELNAQNHVSQFAFIPGMFSAISVEQPPVPNVIVLPSTAISYSLYGNSVFIIEKDKDGKKDQDGKDLLFVKRVFVNTGEQEGNLTVITKGVKAGQEVVSSGELKLQNGTRVIVNNSIPMNTVSNPDSLGQ
- a CDS encoding BON domain-containing protein is translated as MLSFTKSLLVAVAAFALIACSATPTRESTGQYLDSSSITARAKAKLVDELGAEGLSIQVKTFKDEVQLSGFVNNPIIKNRAAVIVRSIPDVRRVRNDLIVK
- the glyA gene encoding serine hydroxymethyltransferase is translated as MFDSQYTIAGFDDQLWQAIEAENKRQEEHIELIASENYASPRVLAAQGSVLTNKYAEGYPGKRYYGGCEYVDIAENLAIERAKQLFAADYVNVQPHSGSQANAAAMMALLSPGDAVLGMALPHGGHLTHGSKVNFSGKIYESHEYGVDPDSGLINYDELEEKARQHRPKMIIAGFSAYSQELDWARFRQIADSVGAYLMADVAHVAGLIVTGLYPSPVPYADVVTTTTHKTLRGPRGGMILARANEAIEKKLNSAVFPGNQGGPLMHVIAAKAVAFAEALQPEFKAYQQQVLINAKTMAETLINRGYPIVSGSTRNHLLLVNLIGRDYTGKDADAALGRANITVNKNTVPNDPRSPFITSGLRLGTPAVTTRGFKEKEIELLTGWICDVLDHMGDEEVVDRIKTQVLQLCREFPVYR
- the nrdR gene encoding transcriptional regulator NrdR produces the protein MYCPFCHAEETKVIDSRLVADGAEVRRRRQCVVCNERFTTFETAELIMPHIIKRDGAREPFNENNLRLGMEKALEKRPVSKDLLEEAIVAIMQDIRRSGEREIHSRQVGELVMEQLLKLDHVAYVRFASVYKRFKDVSDFRQTIDQMKNDKTS
- the nusB gene encoding transcription antitermination factor NusB yields the protein MEKEAIRGKRRARRLALQALYQWLMSGHDLHEIEAQFRVANNMEKVDADYFCRLLYGVPKHLQELESGFETYLQDRSLQELNPIEHTVLRIGAYELTHCPEIPYKVVLDEAVSLAREFGSQDGHRYVNGVLNNLSRTVRSMEIDLEPK